The Chionomys nivalis chromosome 20, mChiNiv1.1, whole genome shotgun sequence genome includes a region encoding these proteins:
- the LOC130862649 gene encoding arginine/serine-rich coiled-coil protein 2-like — MIIRKAAATGGSVLNVAALLASGTQVTPQIAMAAQMAALQAKALAETGIAVPSYYNPAAVNPMKFVEQEKKRKMLWQGKKEGDKSQSAEIWEKLNFGNKDQNVKFRKLMGIKSEDEAGCSSVDKESYKTLKQQEEVFRNLDAQYEMARSQTHTQRGMGLGFTSSMRGMDTV, encoded by the coding sequence ATGATTATAAGAAAAGCTGCAGCCACTGGGGGTTCTGTTCTCAATGTTGCTGCTCTGTTGGCATCAGGAACACAAGTGACTCCTCAGATAGCTATGGCAGCTCAAATGGCAGCCCTGCAAGCTAAAGCCTTGGCGGAGACCGGTATAGCTGTACCTAGCTACTATAACCCAGCTGCTGTGAATCCAATGAAGTTTGTTgagcaagagaaaaagaggaaaatgctCTGGCAAGGCAAGAAAGAAGGCGACAAATCTCAGTCTGCTGAAATATGGGAAAAATTGAATTTTGGAAACAAGGACCAAAATGTCAAATTTAGGAAGTTAATGGGCATTAAGAGTGAAGATGAAGctggctgtagctcagttgataaagaaAGTTACAAGACTCTGAAGCAACAAGAAGAAGTTTTTCGAAATCTTGATGCTCAGTATGAAATGGCAAGatcacaaacccacacacaaagaGGAATGGGTTTGGGTTTCACCTCTTCAATGCGTGGAATGGATACAGTTTGA